In Phragmites australis chromosome 17, lpPhrAust1.1, whole genome shotgun sequence, the following are encoded in one genomic region:
- the LOC133897607 gene encoding pentatricopeptide repeat-containing protein At1g79540-like, with amino-acid sequence MRCAAAARSLLSVPLPAGAYIHTAASASPPLAVELDAADALHALLSTLPPSLPALLPCLSLLSRRLSPHSVADALLCAALPAASRLRLFLFSALSSHLRSPLLHSRAVVPLLLATDADAAMYDAIADARAAGLRAPSAAFEVLVFAHTSAGRHEEAVQAFSRMDEFGCRPTAFVYNAVLKALVDSGVIPLALALYNRMVSAGCPPNRATYNVLMDGLCKQGMAGDALKLFDEMLERGIVPNVKTHTVLISSLCNVGKLKDAEKLLLSMNEKGCPPDDVTYNVLLSGLCKAGRVDEAFECLELLHSGGFALGLKGYSCLIDGLFQAGRYDEGFECYKEMLERIDVSPDIVLYTIMIRGCSEAGRTEDAFSFLDEVKEKGFVPDTFCYNTLLKALCDVGNLDGARSLRSEMLQNSVVLDSTTHTIMICGLCKKGLLDEAMQIFYEMEKVDCHPMVMTYNALIHGLYRVRRLEEARMLFYKMQMGNDPSLFLRLTLGANQVRDSESLQKLVDTMCQSGQMLKAYKLLRGILDSGVVPDIVTYNTLIKGLCKMRNLDGALRLFKELQIKGLSPDDITYGTLIDRLLRAHRENDAMMLFQNILQSGGTPSLSIYNSMMRSLCRMKKLSQAINLWLDHLPRKYNLSAKYEVIANARKQFEDGSLDEAVRELIKIDKEYGSLNSTPYNIWLIGLCQARSIDDALKIFHTLKEFGIDVTPACCAFLTKYLCWERNLNAAVDVMLYTLSKRFIMSQQVGNRLLMNLCIRHRRQDAQALAWRMHLVGYDMDAYLREPTKDLLYSQ; translated from the coding sequence ATGAGATGTGCGGCGGCGGCACGCTCCCTCCTCTCCGTCCCCCTCCCCGCCGGCGCCTACATCCACACCGCCGCCTCCGCGTCCCCTCCCCTCGCCGTCGAGCTCGACGCCGCGGACGCCCTCCACGCGCTCCTCTCCACGCTCCCACCCTCGCTCCCGGCCCTCCTCCCCTGCCTCTCCCTCCTTTCGCGGCGCCTCAGCCCGCACTCCGTCGCCGATGCCCTCCTCTGCGCCGCCCTCCCCGCTGCCTCCCGCCTccgcctcttcctcttctccgcTCTCTCCTCGCACCTCCGCTCCCCGCTCCTCCACTCCCGCGCCGTCGTCCCGCTCCTCCTGGCaaccgacgccgacgccgccaTGTACGACGCCATCGCCGacgcccgcgccgccggcctccgcgccccctccgccgccttcgAGGTGCTCGTCTTCGCCCACACATCCGCCGGCCGACACGAGGAGGCTGTCCAGGCGTTCTCCCGGATGGACGAGTTCGGGTGCCGCCCCACTGCCTTCGTCTACAACGCCGTCCTTAAGGCCCTCGTCGACAGCGGCGTCATCCCCCTCGCCCTGGCGCTGTATAATAGGATGGTGTCCGCTGGATGCCCGCCCAACAGGGCCACGTACAATGTGCTCATGGACGGCCTCTGCAAGCAGGGCATGGCGGGGGACGCACTCAAGTTGTTCGACGAAATGCTCGAGAGGGGGATAGTGCCAAACGTTAAGACCCACACCGTCTTAATATCGTCCTTGTGTAATGTGGGGAAGCTCAAGGACGCAGAGAAGCTGCTGCTGTCGATGAATGAGAAGGGGTGCCCTCCCGATGATGTCACGTACAATGTTCTCTTAAGCGGGCTGTGCAAAGCTGGCAGGGTTGATGAGGCATTTGAGTGCCTGGAGCTGCTCCACAGTGGGGGCTTTGCCCTTGGGTTGAAGGGGTATAGCTGCTTGATTGATGGTCTGTTCCAGGCTGGTCGGTACGATGAGGGATTTGAGTGTTACAAGGAGATGTTGGAGCGGATTGATGTCTCACCAGACATTGTTCTGTACACGATAATGATTCGTGGTTGCTCAGAGGCAGGCAGAACCGAGGATGCTTTCTCATTCCTAGATGAGGTGAAGGAAAAAGGGTTTGTGCCTGACACCTTCTGTTACAATACGCTGCTCAAGGCCCTCTGTGATGTCGGTAATTTGGATGGAGCTCGCTCGTTGAGGTCAGAAATGTTGCAGAATAGTGTGGTTCTGGACTCTACAACACATACTATCATGATATGTGGACTGTGCAAGAAGGGACTTTTAGATGAAGCAATGCAGATTTTTTATGAGATGGAAAAAGTTGATTGCCATCCGATGGTTATGACATACAATGCACTCATTCATGGACTCTACAGGGTGCGGAGGCTCGAGGAAGCTCGGATGCTTTTCTATAAGATGCAGATGGGGAATGACCCTTCGCTGTTCCTGCGGCTGACACTTGGTGCAAACCAGGTGAGGGATAGCGAGAGCCTGCAGAAGCTGGTTGACACTATGTGCCAGTCTGGGCAGATGCTGAAAGCTTACAAGCTTCTTCGAGGTATTTTAGACAGTGGTGTAGTTCCTGATATTGTCACATATAACACATTGATAAAGGGACTGTGTAAAATGAGGAATCTTGATGGAGCACTAAGGCTCTTCAAAGAGCTCCAGATCAAGGGATTATCTCCTGATGATATCACTTACGGGACTCTTATCGATAGGCTCTTGAGGGCACACAGAGAGAATGATGCTATGATGCTGTTTCAAAACATATTGCAGAGTGGCGGCACCCCTAGTTTGTCAATATACAATAGTATGATGAGATCTCTATGTAGGATGAAGAAATTGTCGCAAGCAATCAACCTCTGGTTGGATCACCTGCCCAGAAAGTACAATCTCTCAGCCAAATATGAAGTAATTGCTAATGCCCGGAAACAATTTGAAGATGGTTCACTGGATGAAGCAGTTAGGGAGTTAATCAAGATAGATAAAGAATATGGTTCGTTAAACTCAACTCCTTACAACATTTGGCTTATAGGACTTTGTCAGGCAAGGAGCATAGATGATGCTCTCAAGATTTTTCATACCCTTAAGGagtttggcattgatgtcacaCCAGCTTGCTGCGCCTTTCTTACCAAATACCTATGTTGGGAAAGAAATCTAAATGCAGCAGTTGATGTTATGCTGTATACGTTGAGTAAACGCTTCATTATGTCACAACAAGTAGGCAACCGGTTACTTATGAATCTTTGTATCCGTCACAGAAGGCAGGACGCACAGGCACTTGCATGGCGAATGCATCTTGTAGGATATGATATGGATGCATATCTTCGTGAGCCAACAAAAGATCTGTTATACAGTCAATAG